The proteins below are encoded in one region of Thermodesulfobacteriota bacterium:
- a CDS encoding TRAP transporter fused permease subunit, with protein MRKLRGFTAGMVTAIACLLAGFHLYTGSVQALAAQWQRGIHVGVGFLLIFLLFPARRTEKVANSRAWFAADLVLGGLALAFTYYYLSTIEQMIYRQGMPNTADIVFSTIAIAVTLEATRRTIGWVLTAIAGFFLVYALFGAHFPEVMSHPGMTWDWVSTAVFLSTEGIYGIPIGVTSTFVFLFVLFAAGLGASGGDHLISDIGAAVFGRTRGGSGKVTVFTGLMIGMISGSPVADAAAVGSLCIPTMKKRGFSGLFSASLSAVAANGGAFMPPVMGAAAFIMAEFTGVTYWEICKMAFLPAVLYYFSLYMAADFEAGRRGIAKIPPDERPQLLAVLKKSTIIVVPFTVLVYTMGVMAVPPQRSAALAFLSLVAVYVAQEALGGRMSFTGLLRYLVKVLEAGTRGMLVIIATCACAGIIVGIINVTGLGVQLSSIAIELSGGKLLPLLLMTMVASLILGMGLTVTAVYIILAVLAAPALVQAGVSPVGAHLFVFYFGIVSGLTPPVALTAYVTATIAETPVFRTGWQSFVLGLVSFLIPFVWVYDPSLILGGTVLGTVYAVVICGLSVVALAAGIQGFLWGVLPWYERVLAVACGVLIILPEAVTDVVGLSALALWGGYRFVLQRRRDQGATLAPRPA; from the coding sequence ATGCGAAAGCTTCGGGGTTTCACGGCGGGCATGGTCACGGCCATCGCCTGTCTGCTGGCGGGCTTCCACCTGTATACGGGCAGCGTGCAGGCCCTGGCCGCCCAGTGGCAGCGGGGCATCCACGTGGGGGTGGGCTTTCTCCTCATCTTCCTCCTCTTTCCGGCCCGCAGGACCGAGAAGGTGGCCAACAGCCGGGCCTGGTTCGCCGCCGACCTGGTGCTGGGGGGGCTCGCCCTCGCGTTCACCTACTACTACCTGAGCACGATCGAGCAGATGATCTACCGCCAGGGCATGCCCAACACGGCGGACATCGTCTTCAGCACCATCGCGATCGCCGTCACCCTGGAGGCGACCCGGCGGACCATCGGGTGGGTCCTGACGGCCATTGCCGGGTTCTTCCTGGTCTACGCGCTCTTCGGCGCCCACTTTCCCGAGGTGATGTCCCACCCGGGCATGACCTGGGACTGGGTGAGCACGGCGGTGTTCCTCTCCACCGAGGGCATCTACGGCATCCCCATCGGCGTCACCTCCACCTTCGTGTTCCTGTTCGTCCTGTTCGCCGCGGGCTTGGGGGCGTCGGGGGGCGACCACCTGATCTCCGACATCGGAGCGGCGGTCTTCGGGCGCACCCGGGGCGGCAGCGGCAAGGTCACGGTCTTCACGGGGCTCATGATCGGCATGATCTCCGGCAGCCCCGTGGCCGACGCGGCGGCGGTGGGCTCGCTGTGCATCCCCACCATGAAAAAGAGGGGGTTCAGCGGGCTCTTCTCGGCGTCGCTCTCGGCCGTCGCCGCCAACGGCGGCGCCTTCATGCCGCCGGTGATGGGGGCTGCGGCCTTCATCATGGCCGAGTTCACCGGGGTGACCTACTGGGAAATCTGCAAGATGGCGTTCCTCCCGGCGGTTCTCTACTACTTCTCCCTCTACATGGCCGCCGACTTCGAGGCGGGCCGCCGGGGCATCGCCAAGATTCCCCCGGACGAGCGCCCCCAGCTCCTGGCCGTGCTGAAGAAGAGCACCATCATCGTCGTCCCCTTCACCGTTCTCGTGTACACCATGGGCGTGATGGCGGTGCCCCCCCAGCGGTCGGCCGCCCTGGCATTTCTCTCCCTGGTGGCGGTGTACGTGGCCCAGGAGGCGCTGGGCGGGCGCATGTCGTTTACGGGGCTGCTGCGCTACCTGGTCAAGGTGCTGGAGGCCGGCACCCGGGGCATGCTGGTGATCATCGCCACCTGCGCCTGCGCCGGCATCATCGTCGGGATCATCAACGTCACCGGGCTCGGCGTGCAGCTCTCGTCGATCGCCATCGAGCTCTCGGGGGGCAAGCTCCTGCCCCTGCTCCTGATGACCATGGTCGCCTCGCTGATCCTGGGGATGGGCCTCACCGTCACCGCGGTGTACATCATCCTGGCGGTGCTCGCCGCGCCCGCCCTCGTCCAGGCCGGAGTGAGCCCCGTGGGGGCCCACCTCTTCGTGTTCTACTTCGGCATCGTCTCGGGCCTGACGCCGCCGGTGGCCCTCACGGCCTACGTGACCGCCACCATCGCCGAGACGCCGGTGTTCCGCACCGGCTGGCAGAGCTTCGTCCTGGGCCTGGTGAGCTTCCTGATCCCCTTCGTCTGGGTCTACGACCCGTCGTTGATCCTGGGGGGGACGGTGCTCGGCACGGTCTACGCCGTGGTGATCTGCGGGCTGAGCGTGGTGGCCCTGGCCGCGGGCATCCAGGGATTCTTGTGGGGCGTGCTCCCCTGGTACGAGCGGGTGCTCGCCGTGGCCTGCGGTGTCCTCATCATCCTGCCCGAGGCGGTGACCGACGTGGTGGGCCTGTCTGCCCTGGCCCTGTGGGGCGGCTATCGGTTTGTGTTGCAGCGCAGACGCGACCAGGGCGCCACCCTGGCTCCCCGGCCTGCCTGA
- a CDS encoding TAXI family TRAP transporter solute-binding subunit, which produces MNRAFLGLAIAALLTAPVAAPSAARADAKPSVKPFMLATAGTGGTYYILGGAISEVMRKQAGAKVTPLTTNGSIENCRLVSSNRAGVGFSTPDLAYYAYHGQEMFKQGKLENLRYVAGGHFSHAQVVVPKKSSIQTIADLKGKKVAVGAQGSAVLSWSMDVLAVAGLTLQDVSPQYLSMSEMTGALKDGTVDAAIYGAGVPTSSVTNVFAENPMRLLPLEAAAVDAWLAAQGAEKKALIETYTIPAKTYRDQDEDVATMSWRACLLASTSTPDDTVYALLKTIEGFQKDLAAVHPSGAEYTLQNLKAGATIPLHPGAQKFYQEMGIQ; this is translated from the coding sequence ATGAACAGGGCATTCCTCGGTCTGGCGATCGCCGCTCTGCTCACCGCCCCCGTGGCCGCACCTTCGGCGGCGCGGGCCGACGCAAAGCCCTCGGTGAAGCCCTTCATGCTGGCCACCGCCGGCACGGGCGGCACCTACTACATCCTGGGCGGCGCCATCTCCGAAGTGATGCGCAAGCAGGCCGGCGCCAAGGTTACGCCCCTGACCACGAACGGCTCGATCGAGAACTGTCGCCTGGTCTCGTCCAATCGTGCCGGGGTGGGCTTCTCGACGCCCGACCTTGCCTACTATGCGTACCACGGCCAGGAGATGTTCAAGCAGGGCAAGCTCGAAAACCTCCGCTACGTGGCGGGCGGGCACTTTTCCCACGCCCAGGTGGTGGTGCCGAAGAAGTCGTCCATCCAGACCATCGCCGACCTGAAGGGAAAGAAGGTGGCGGTGGGGGCCCAGGGCAGCGCGGTGCTCAGCTGGTCCATGGACGTGCTGGCCGTGGCGGGCCTCACCCTGCAGGACGTGAGCCCCCAGTACCTCTCCATGAGCGAGATGACGGGCGCCCTCAAGGACGGAACCGTCGACGCCGCCATTTACGGCGCCGGGGTGCCCACGTCGTCGGTGACCAACGTGTTCGCGGAGAATCCGATGCGCCTGCTCCCCTTGGAGGCCGCAGCCGTGGACGCGTGGCTTGCCGCCCAGGGCGCCGAGAAGAAGGCGCTCATCGAGACCTACACCATCCCGGCCAAGACCTACCGGGACCAGGACGAGGACGTGGCGACCATGAGCTGGCGCGCCTGCCTGCTGGCCAGCACCTCGACCCCCGACGACACGGTCTACGCCCTGCTCAAGACCATCGAGGGCTTCCAGAAAGATCTGGCCGCGGTGCATCCCTCCGGGGCCGAGTATACCCTGCAGAACCTCAAGGCGGGGGCCACCATCCCCCTGCACCCCGGTGCGCAGAAGTTCTACCAGGAGATGGGCATCCAGTAA
- a CDS encoding IclR family transcriptional regulator, translated as MIRKPVAARRGRDDRKFVEALARGLEVLACFGPADRALGNAQIAERTGLPKATVSRLTYTLTALGYLRHRPDLNRYELGTAVISLGYSLMSRMDIRRLARPLMQALAEHAHVAVNLGVRDRLTMVYIDTYRSTSVSALLLDIGSQIPIATTSMGRAYLAAVPGDVRAEVCDELRRGDPQAWPRVEAGLEAALVQYRERGFCLSLGDWLPEVNAVAVPLPAEDPRDTMVFSCSGAAFLTSRASLEEDIGPRLLNLVANVRTALGAHPI; from the coding sequence ATGATACGAAAGCCGGTGGCCGCCAGGCGGGGGAGGGACGATCGGAAGTTCGTGGAGGCCCTCGCCCGGGGCCTCGAAGTGCTGGCCTGCTTCGGTCCGGCGGACCGCGCCCTGGGCAACGCCCAGATCGCCGAGCGCACGGGACTGCCGAAGGCGACGGTCTCTCGGCTGACCTACACCCTGACGGCGCTCGGATACCTACGGCACCGCCCCGACCTGAACCGCTACGAGTTGGGCACCGCGGTCATCAGCCTGGGGTACTCGCTCATGTCGCGAATGGACATCCGCCGCCTGGCGCGCCCCCTGATGCAGGCCCTGGCCGAGCACGCCCACGTGGCGGTGAACCTGGGCGTGCGGGACCGCCTGACCATGGTCTACATCGATACCTACCGCAGCACCTCGGTCTCCGCCCTGCTCCTGGACATCGGGTCCCAGATCCCCATCGCCACCACCTCCATGGGCCGGGCGTACCTGGCAGCGGTGCCGGGGGACGTTCGGGCCGAGGTCTGCGACGAGCTGCGCCGGGGAGACCCGCAGGCGTGGCCTCGGGTAGAGGCCGGCCTGGAAGCCGCCCTCGTCCAGTATCGGGAGAGAGGCTTCTGCCTCTCCCTGGGAGACTGGTTGCCCGAGGTCAACGCCGTCGCTGTCCCCCTGCCCGCCGAGGACCCCCGGGACACCATGGTGTTCAGCTGCAGCGGGGCGGCCTTTCTCACCTCGCGGGCGTCCCTGGAGGAGGACATCGGGCCCCGCCTCCTCAACCTGGTGGCCAACGTGCGCACCGCCCTGGGCGCCCACCCGATCTGA
- a CDS encoding short-chain fatty acid transporter has translation MQKMTRFFVALVQRYLPDPFLFAAILTFIVYIGGLVLTENTPYQMVQHWGNGFWNLLTFSMQMVLVLVTGHALAESPPVKRILRSIASLVTSPSGAIMMTCFVAAVASWINWGFGLVVGALLGREMARRVKGLDYRLTIACAYMGFLVWHAGLAGSIPLALNTPTDWSYKITNGIAVGQTIFAPFNLITAIVLILTLPILARLMMPRDVIAVDPALLEEKEIVIPAARTPAEKVENSSAVSILLAVGATIYLVFHFGKGGSLNLNIVNFIFLFSGILLHWTPRRYINALYTAVKGSSGIILQFPFYAGIMGMMVTSGLAAVISQWFVNISTPFTFPFFTFLSAGLVNVFVPSGGGQWAVQGPIILPASAALGVDTARAAMAIAWGDAWTNMIQPFWALPALGIAGLNARDIMGYCVMALIYSGIIISIGLLFL, from the coding sequence ATGCAAAAGATGACTCGCTTTTTCGTGGCTCTGGTGCAGAGATACCTTCCCGATCCATTCCTGTTCGCGGCAATCCTCACTTTCATCGTGTATATCGGCGGACTGGTCCTGACCGAGAACACCCCTTACCAGATGGTGCAGCACTGGGGTAACGGCTTCTGGAACCTCCTGACGTTCTCCATGCAGATGGTGCTGGTGCTCGTAACCGGTCACGCGCTGGCGGAGAGCCCTCCGGTCAAGAGGATTCTGCGGTCGATTGCCTCGCTCGTGACCTCCCCGAGCGGCGCCATCATGATGACCTGCTTCGTGGCGGCGGTCGCGAGCTGGATCAACTGGGGGTTCGGGCTGGTCGTGGGGGCGCTGCTCGGGCGCGAAATGGCCCGCAGGGTCAAGGGGCTGGACTACCGGTTGACCATCGCCTGCGCCTACATGGGTTTTCTGGTCTGGCACGCCGGCCTGGCCGGTTCGATCCCCCTCGCCCTCAATACGCCCACCGACTGGTCCTATAAGATCACGAACGGCATCGCCGTGGGGCAGACGATCTTTGCGCCCTTCAACCTGATCACCGCCATCGTTCTCATCCTGACGCTTCCAATCTTGGCGCGTCTGATGATGCCGAGGGACGTCATCGCGGTCGATCCGGCCCTCCTGGAAGAAAAGGAGATCGTCATCCCGGCCGCACGGACGCCTGCGGAAAAGGTTGAGAACAGCTCTGCCGTTTCGATACTCCTTGCGGTGGGCGCAACCATCTACCTGGTGTTCCATTTCGGGAAGGGCGGCTCCCTCAACCTGAACATCGTGAACTTCATCTTCCTGTTCTCCGGCATCCTCCTGCACTGGACGCCGCGCAGGTATATCAACGCCCTGTACACCGCCGTGAAGGGCTCGAGCGGCATCATCCTCCAGTTCCCCTTCTATGCCGGGATCATGGGGATGATGGTGACCTCGGGGCTCGCGGCCGTGATTTCCCAGTGGTTCGTCAATATCTCGACGCCGTTTACGTTCCCCTTCTTCACCTTCCTCTCGGCCGGCCTCGTCAACGTGTTCGTCCCCTCCGGGGGCGGTCAGTGGGCCGTCCAGGGACCGATCATCCTGCCGGCGAGCGCCGCCTTGGGGGTGGATACCGCCCGCGCGGCCATGGCCATCGCCTGGGGAGACGCGTGGACCAACATGATCCAGCCGTTCTGGGCTCTGCCGGCGCTGGGCATCGCGGGCCTCAACGCCCGCGACATCATGGGGTACTGCGTCATGGCGCTCATCTACTCGGGGATCATCATCTCGATCGGCCTCCTCTTTCTGTAG